A stretch of the Deinococcus sp. KSM4-11 genome encodes the following:
- a CDS encoding VWA domain-containing protein, translated as MTADPAPPLPADLATRVTAFVARLRTRHGFLLGPGEAADALRTLGVVDVLRKHEVRDALRAVLTASPEQRRVFDQEFNAFFRPDGGPLPPTLPPLLPQTEAPGVEQEHQPSPPNGADDAEPEKKPAPTPPDSGDGDDQGDVDTTQAQPLGESDDGSEDPDEPAQTIRTKLSPNASGGGEFDATEGDLPELLRAAGALVRAVELGRSRRLKPMPRGPKLDARRTIRAAARTAGDATLLKWLGRPRRAPRFLLILDGSRSMGRDATLLLRFAHALHLRSRRVEVYAFSTGLTRLTPLLRGAPPGKTLHLPDLGEAWGGGTRIGENLLKLARQEREHVNRDTLVFILSDGLDTGPVEELERAMRELHHRAARVVWLSPLAGMPGYQPVQRAVKAALPYLDGLLPASGVGDLHALAGRLKRGGALR; from the coding sequence GTGACTGCCGACCCGGCACCGCCCCTGCCCGCCGACCTTGCCACGCGCGTCACGGCGTTCGTGGCACGGCTGCGCACCCGGCACGGGTTTTTGCTGGGGCCAGGCGAGGCGGCGGACGCCCTGCGCACCCTGGGTGTGGTGGACGTGCTGCGTAAACACGAGGTGCGCGACGCCCTGCGCGCCGTCCTGACCGCCAGTCCCGAACAGCGCCGCGTCTTCGATCAGGAGTTCAACGCCTTCTTCCGCCCGGACGGTGGCCCGCTGCCCCCCACCCTGCCACCGCTTCTGCCTCAGACGGAGGCGCCCGGCGTGGAGCAGGAGCACCAGCCATCCCCGCCGAACGGTGCGGACGATGCTGAACCGGAGAAGAAACCAGCTCCAACGCCGCCGGATTCCGGCGACGGTGACGACCAGGGCGACGTGGACACGACGCAGGCCCAGCCACTCGGTGAATCCGACGACGGCTCCGAGGATCCGGATGAGCCCGCCCAGACGATCCGCACGAAACTCAGCCCGAACGCCTCGGGCGGCGGGGAATTCGACGCGACCGAGGGCGACCTGCCGGAGCTGCTGCGCGCGGCGGGAGCGCTGGTGCGCGCGGTGGAACTCGGCCGGTCGCGCCGCCTGAAACCCATGCCGCGTGGCCCGAAACTCGACGCGCGGCGCACCATCCGCGCCGCCGCCCGCACCGCCGGGGACGCCACCCTGCTGAAGTGGCTGGGGCGCCCCCGCCGCGCCCCGCGTTTCCTGCTGATCCTCGACGGCAGCCGCAGCATGGGCCGCGACGCCACGCTGCTGCTGCGCTTCGCGCACGCCCTGCACCTCAGATCACGCCGGGTCGAGGTCTACGCATTCAGCACGGGCCTGACCCGCCTGACCCCGTTGCTGCGCGGCGCACCCCCCGGCAAGACCCTGCACCTGCCGGATCTGGGCGAGGCGTGGGGCGGCGGCACCCGCATCGGCGAGAACCTGCTGAAACTGGCCCGCCAGGAACGCGAGCACGTGAACCGCGACACCCTGGTCTTCATTCTCAGTGACGGCCTGGACACCGGCCCGGTCGAGGAGCTGGAGCGTGCCATGCGCGAGCTGCACCACCGCGCGGCCCGTGTGGTGTGGCTGTCCCCGCTGGCGGGCATGCCGGGTTACCAGCCGGTGCAGCGGGCCGTGAAGGCCGCCCTGCCCTACCTGGACGGACTGCTGCCGGCCAGCGGCGTAGGCGACCTGCATGCGCTGGCCGGACGGCTCAAGCGGGGCGGAGCGTTGCGGTAG
- a CDS encoding MoxR family ATPase, whose translation MTVSVPTPGDLQALFRARGYVAGEALATAVRLVVALDKPLLLEGPAGVGKTEAAKTLALALDTRLIRLQCYEGLDAQSSLYEWNYARQLLHLRGAELAGERVGDDELYGEKFLLARPLLQAIREERAPVLLIDEVDRADDAFEAFLLELLAEWQITVPELGTLHARSRPHVILTSNRSRELSDALRRRCLYHWVEYPSARQELEIVHARLPGVNQGLARQVTDAIQALRALPLGKPPGVAETLDWAAALASLHRDHLDAGAIEATLGAVLKLREDQLLAAPTLKQLAAKAAEQAASVPVADGS comes from the coding sequence ATGACGGTTTCCGTTCCGACGCCCGGCGACCTCCAGGCCCTCTTCCGGGCGCGCGGGTACGTGGCGGGCGAGGCGCTGGCCACGGCCGTGCGGCTGGTCGTGGCGCTCGACAAACCCCTGCTGCTGGAAGGGCCGGCCGGGGTCGGCAAGACCGAGGCAGCCAAGACCCTGGCGCTCGCGCTGGACACCCGCCTGATCCGCCTGCAGTGCTATGAGGGCCTGGACGCGCAGTCCTCGCTGTACGAGTGGAACTACGCGCGGCAGCTGCTGCACCTGCGCGGCGCGGAACTGGCCGGCGAGCGCGTGGGTGACGACGAACTGTACGGCGAGAAGTTCCTGCTGGCCCGGCCGCTCCTGCAGGCCATCCGCGAGGAGCGGGCGCCGGTGCTGCTGATCGACGAGGTCGACCGCGCCGACGACGCCTTCGAGGCTTTCCTGCTCGAACTGCTGGCCGAGTGGCAGATCACGGTGCCGGAACTGGGCACGCTGCACGCCCGCAGCCGCCCGCACGTGATCCTGACCAGCAACCGGTCGCGCGAACTGAGTGACGCGCTCAGACGGCGCTGCCTGTACCACTGGGTCGAGTACCCCAGTGCCCGGCAGGAACTGGAGATCGTGCACGCCCGGCTGCCCGGCGTGAACCAGGGGCTGGCCCGGCAGGTCACGGACGCCATTCAGGCGCTGCGGGCCCTGCCCCTGGGCAAGCCGCCCGGCGTGGCCGAGACGCTCGACTGGGCGGCGGCGCTGGCCAGCCTGCACCGCGATCACCTGGACGCCGGGGCGATCGAGGCCACGCTGGGCGCGGTGCTCAAGCTGCGCGAGGATCAGCTGCTGGCGGCGCCCACACTGAAGCAGCTGGCCGCGAAGGCCGCCGAACAGGCCGCCAGCGTCCCGGTGGCTGACGGGTCGTGA
- a CDS encoding DUF4260 domain-containing protein, protein MITAPARPARQVAAPVSVVQPLGLLRVEGLALCVLCIAAFLHLGGHWGYLFLGFAADLSFVGYLVGSRIGAALYNAVHSTVLPIALVAAGFILNQPQATLTGLVLLAHIGFDRAAGYGLKYPDAFGHTHLDA, encoded by the coding sequence ATGATCACTGCTCCCGCCCGCCCAGCCCGTCAGGTCGCCGCCCCCGTCTCGGTCGTCCAGCCCCTCGGCCTACTGCGCGTAGAAGGACTGGCTCTGTGTGTCCTCTGTATCGCCGCCTTCCTGCACCTGGGCGGCCACTGGGGCTACCTCTTCCTGGGCTTTGCGGCGGATCTAAGCTTCGTCGGCTATCTGGTCGGTTCACGGATCGGCGCGGCCCTCTACAACGCCGTACACAGCACCGTGCTGCCCATCGCGCTGGTTGCCGCCGGCTTCATTCTGAACCAGCCGCAGGCCACCCTCACCGGCCTAGTGCTGCTGGCGCACATCGGCTTCGACCGCGCGGCGGGCTACGGCCTGAAATACCCCGACGCCTTTGGGCACACCCATCTGGACGCCTAG